One window of Magallana gigas chromosome 2, xbMagGiga1.1, whole genome shotgun sequence genomic DNA carries:
- the LOC105329824 gene encoding beclin-1, whose translation MATIKVESKSGTTHVSFVCQRCRQPLKLDHSFNTLDRQLLAELSAPFTAVESNEDELDIISKPALDDVEVDENYSKRDITSTPEPDEDAGDFLLLGETSPGNMDNLSHRIRVSSALFDVMSGQSEIDHPLCEECTDNLLDQLDNQLKITEDECKDYREFLENLDSIHTEEDGSNLDVELQQLQAEEQSLRQQLQNLETEQEHTEALLEKEREISQKLQDEEDKYWKEYNEYKRQVQELEDEQRSVDNQLKYAQTQLDKLKKTNVFNTTFHIWHSGHFGTINNFRLGRLPSVPVDWNEINAAWGQTVLLLNSLAKKMNLTFQRYRLVPFGNHSYIESLSDKSKELPLYGSGGFRFFWDTKFDQAMVAFLDCLQQFKEEVEKGDTGFCLPYKMEKGKIEDSSTGTSYSIKIQFNSEEQWTKALKYMLTNLKWGLAWVSSQFANK comes from the exons ATGGCAACCATCAAGGTTGAATCGAAGTCGGGCACAACTCACGTAAGTTTTGTCTGTCAGCGATGTCGCCAACCTCTGAAACTCGACCACAGCTTCAACACCCTAGATCGACAACTTCTTGCCGAGCTCTCAG CACCCTTTACTGCTGTTGAAAGTAATGAAGATGAGCTGGATATTATATCAAAACCTGCATTG gATGATGTTGAAGTTGATGAAAATTACTCAAAAAGAGATATAACAAG CACCCCTGAACCAGATGAAGATGCTGGTGATTTCCTCCTCTTGGGTGAAACAAGCCCTGGCAATATGGACAATCTCAGCCATAGAATACGA gTATCCAGTGCTTTGTTTGATGTTATGTCTGGGCAGTCAGAGATTGATCATCCACTGTGTGAG GAATGTACAGACAACCTGTTAGATCAGCTTGATAACCAGTTAAAGATCACAGAAGATGAATGCAAGGATTACAG AGAGTTCCTGGAAAATTTGGACAGCATTCATACAGAAGAAGATGGGTCAAATTTAGATGTGGAATTGCAGCAG CTTCAGGCAGAggaacagtccttgagacaacAGTTACAAAACCTGGAGACAGAACAGGAGCACACTGAGGCCCTGttagagaaggagagagagatcAGTCAAAAACTTCAGGATGAGGAAGATAA ATATTGGAAAGAATACAATGAATATAAAAGACAAGTCCAGGAATTAGAAGATGAACAGAgaag TGTTGACAACCAGCTTAAATATGCACAAACACAACTGGACAAACTGAAGAAAACAAATGTGTTCAATACCACATTTCATATCTG GCATAGTGGTCACTTTGGAACCATAAATAATTTCCGTTTGGGAAGATTACCAAGTGTCCCA GTTGACTGGAATGAAATAAATGCTGCTTGGGGTCAGACTGTCTTACTTTTGAACTCACTTGCCAAAAAGATGAATTTAACCTTTCAGAG GTACCGCCTTGTTCCCTTTGGAAACCATTCTTATATTGAATCCTTGTCCGACAAATCCAAAGAGCTGCCGTTGTATGGTTCTGGTGGATTCCGCTTCTTCTGGGACACAAA ATTTGACCAGGCTATGGTAGCTTTCTTAGACTGTTTACAGCAg TTCAAAGAGGAAGTGGAGAAGGGAGACACAGGATTCTGTTTACCCTACAAGATGGAGAAAGGGAAGATAGAGGACAGCAGCACAGGAACATCATACTCAATCAA AATCCAGTTCAATTCCGAAGAACAGTGGACCAAAGCCTTGAAGTACATGTTAACAAACTTGAAGTGGGGGCTGGCCTGGGTGTCCTCTCAGTTCGCCAACAAGTGA
- the LOC105329822 gene encoding uncharacterized protein has protein sequence MSGEWSNSLLGCFNDFGICIITYIIPCYTFGKNAEAVGESCCCCGMAYFVPVLHLVAGTSIRGRVRQEKGILGSMLGDFLAVLFCPFCAIIQEAQELRGDRLMGMARE, from the exons ATGTCAGGGGAATGGAGCAATAGTTTGTTGGgatgttttaatgattttgggATCTGTATCATCACCTACATCATCCCATGTTACACGTTTGGCAAGAACGCCGAGGCGGTGGGTGAAAGTTGCTGCTGTTGTG GTATGGCGTACTTCGTCCCCGTGCTGCACCTGGTGGCTGGAACCTCAATACGAGGCCGGGTCAGACAGGAGAAGGGAATCCTGGGGTCCATGCTGGGGGACTTCCTGGCCGTTCTATTCTGTCCATTCTGTGCCATTATCCAGGAGGCCCAGGAACTCCGCGGAGACCGACTGATGGGAATGGCCAGGGAATGA